The following coding sequences are from one Treponema bryantii window:
- the amrA gene encoding AmmeMemoRadiSam system protein A — protein MSIIAAFMVPHPPMIVPEVGRGSENQVEKTIKAYEKVADEIAALKPETIIISSPHSIMYSDYFHISPGGGARGSFADFGAPQVKFDVDYDEELVNLLNARAEASNFPAGTLGEKRPELDHGTMVPLWFITKKYKDFKLVRTGLSGYDLLKHYEYGMMIKDAIESLDRRVVYVASGDLSHKLQDYGPYGFAEEGPVYDKRIMEVCSGGRFGELFDFEENFCEKAAECGHKSFVIMAGALDGRAVEATQYSHEDVTGVGYGICSFIPKSNDEDRHFLDARLKLVENELVEKSQKSDAYVKLARASAEYFVKNGDVMPLPDDVVPELLNVRAGAFVSIHKFGALRGCIGTIASTQENLAQEIIQNAVSAVSKDPRFQPVTEDELKYLDINVDVLGEAEKISSPAELDVKKYGVIVQSGYKRGLLLPDLDGVDTVEQQISIARRKGGIAPDEKVDLFRFEVVRHY, from the coding sequence ATGTCGATTATTGCTGCGTTTATGGTGCCGCATCCGCCGATGATTGTGCCAGAGGTTGGACGGGGAAGTGAAAATCAGGTTGAGAAAACGATTAAGGCTTATGAGAAAGTTGCTGATGAAATTGCAGCTCTTAAGCCTGAGACCATTATTATTTCGAGTCCTCACAGCATAATGTATTCTGATTATTTTCATATTTCGCCGGGGGGTGGGGCCAGAGGTTCCTTTGCTGATTTTGGCGCACCTCAGGTAAAATTTGATGTTGATTATGATGAAGAACTTGTGAATCTGCTGAACGCGAGAGCCGAGGCATCGAACTTTCCTGCCGGAACCCTTGGCGAAAAACGGCCGGAACTTGATCACGGCACTATGGTTCCTCTCTGGTTTATTACGAAAAAATACAAGGATTTTAAACTCGTGCGCACGGGGCTTTCGGGCTACGACCTTTTGAAGCATTATGAATATGGCATGATGATTAAGGATGCGATTGAGTCTCTGGACCGCCGTGTTGTCTATGTTGCGAGCGGTGATTTGTCTCACAAGCTGCAGGATTACGGACCTTACGGTTTTGCAGAAGAAGGACCTGTTTATGATAAGCGTATTATGGAGGTTTGTTCGGGCGGCCGCTTTGGAGAGCTTTTTGATTTTGAGGAAAACTTCTGCGAGAAGGCGGCGGAGTGCGGACATAAGTCATTTGTGATTATGGCGGGCGCGCTGGATGGTCGTGCTGTTGAAGCAACTCAATATTCTCACGAGGATGTAACTGGCGTTGGTTATGGAATCTGTTCATTTATTCCAAAGAGTAATGATGAAGACAGGCATTTTCTTGATGCGAGATTAAAGCTGGTTGAAAATGAACTGGTGGAAAAAAGCCAGAAGTCTGATGCGTATGTGAAGCTGGCCCGGGCCTCGGCGGAATATTTTGTGAAGAATGGAGATGTGATGCCGCTGCCGGATGATGTGGTTCCGGAGCTTTTGAATGTCCGTGCAGGTGCTTTTGTTTCCATCCACAAGTTTGGAGCCCTACGTGGCTGCATCGGCACTATCGCTTCTACACAAGAAAATCTCGCGCAGGAGATAATTCAAAACGCTGTTAGCGCAGTTTCAAAAGATCCACGCTTCCAGCCTGTTACAGAAGATGAATTAAAATATCTTGATATAAATGTTGATGTATTAGGCGAAGCTGAAAAAATCAGTTCACCGGCAGAGCTCGACGTAAAAAAATATGGCGTAATCGTTCAGAGCGGTTACAAGCGCGGTCTTTTACTTCCTGACCTCGATGGTGTTGATACTGTTGAACAGCAGATTTCAATTGCAAGACGAAAAGGAGGTATTGCTCCTGACGAGAAAGTTGATTTATTCCGCTTTGAGGTTGTGCGCCATTATTAG
- the amrS gene encoding AmmeMemoRadiSam system radical SAM enzyme codes for MAICDVCFRQCKIEEDSTGFCGARTCRDGKVVAANYGRLTSIALDPIEKKPLKMFHPGSQILSLGSYGCNLRCPFCQNYSISWSQKAFEYKDKAEYYAPEEIVKIASDLRPRGNIGLAFTYNEPLIGYEFIRDTAKLSNEAGMQNVLVTNGTATQKVLNEISPYIDAMNIDLKAFTSNFYKDFLDGDFQMVKDFIQTAAASCHVELTTLIIPDENDSEEEMRELSAWLAQLENQLNKKIPLHITRFFPAFKLTDREPTPVTTIMRLVEVAKENLEFVFPGNI; via the coding sequence ATGGCAATTTGTGATGTATGCTTCAGGCAGTGTAAAATTGAAGAAGACTCAACAGGATTTTGTGGTGCACGTACCTGTCGTGATGGAAAAGTTGTTGCCGCTAATTATGGCAGACTCACATCCATTGCTCTTGATCCGATAGAAAAAAAGCCTCTCAAAATGTTTCATCCAGGTTCGCAGATTTTGTCTCTTGGCTCATACGGCTGTAATCTTCGCTGTCCTTTCTGTCAGAACTACAGTATTTCCTGGTCGCAGAAAGCCTTTGAATATAAAGACAAAGCGGAATATTATGCGCCTGAAGAAATTGTGAAGATAGCTTCAGACCTCCGCCCCCGCGGAAACATAGGTCTAGCCTTCACCTACAACGAACCCCTCATAGGCTACGAGTTTATTCGCGACACAGCAAAACTTTCAAATGAAGCGGGCATGCAAAATGTCCTTGTGACAAACGGAACTGCTACCCAGAAAGTGCTGAACGAAATCTCCCCATACATCGACGCAATGAACATAGACCTCAAGGCATTCACCAGCAACTTTTACAAAGACTTTCTCGACGGAGATTTCCAGATGGTGAAAGACTTCATCCAGACCGCCGCAGCTTCCTGCCACGTAGAACTCACAACACTAATCATCCCTGATGAAAACGACAGCGAAGAAGAAATGCGCGAACTCTCCGCCTGGCTCGCTCAACTCGAAAATCAGCTGAATAAAAAAATCCCTCTTCATATCACAAGATTTTTTCCAGCCTTCAAACTCACAGACCGCGAGCCCACACCAGTCACCACAATAATGCGCCTCGTCGAAGTCGCAAAAGAAAATCTCGAATTTGTTTTCCCGGGGAATATATGA
- a CDS encoding AraC family transcriptional regulator → MMNEISYRTKNDDIECVHYKNWTKAYPPHTHAEHLTLGIVEAGKVCIVMNGASKVFGEGDEFQIPPDVLHEIKPVDDKGYSMLVTCVRVSSPKPDNSDNKSDDTSLVELKDSILDQPENLYLIEEMAQDTNISPFHLIRKFKKLYGLTPHQFQIQCKVRKAQKLLEEEKSVCEVTYDAGFCDQSHLDRCFQKIVGMTPKEYKEASSPSENTSTKPEKTSQKDKDLPDQH, encoded by the coding sequence ATGATGAACGAAATTTCGTACCGCACAAAAAATGACGACATTGAATGCGTTCATTATAAAAACTGGACAAAGGCTTACCCACCACACACTCATGCCGAACACCTCACTCTTGGAATTGTTGAAGCGGGAAAAGTTTGCATTGTGATGAACGGCGCTTCAAAAGTTTTTGGCGAAGGAGATGAGTTTCAGATTCCACCGGATGTTCTTCATGAGATTAAGCCTGTTGATGACAAAGGCTATTCGATGCTGGTTACCTGCGTGCGTGTATCGTCACCAAAACCGGACAACTCCGACAATAAATCAGACGACACATCACTTGTAGAACTCAAAGATTCAATTCTTGATCAACCCGAAAATCTTTATCTCATTGAAGAAATGGCACAGGACACAAACATCAGTCCGTTTCATTTAATCAGGAAATTCAAAAAATTGTATGGACTCACACCACATCAGTTTCAGATTCAGTGCAAGGTGCGTAAAGCACAGAAGCTGCTGGAAGAAGAAAAAAGCGTCTGCGAGGTAACTTATGATGCAGGCTTTTGCGATCAAAGTCACCTCGACAGATGCTTTCAAAAAATTGTGGGTATGACTCCCAAAGAGTACAAGGAAGCCTCAAGCCCATCAGAAAATACTAGCACAAAGCCGGAAAAAACTTCGCAAAAAGATAAAGACCTTCCGGACCAGCATTAA
- a CDS encoding cupin domain-containing protein, whose translation MSKELFEKFNSGCLRLPNGEIDFSKINWNKHPTFEGVELKHIITSKDTGGDFSYHLVRIAPNKSIKNHIHETQLETHEVIAGYGECVNNGKSLGYEPGVISIMPAKVPHEVNAGPEGLYLFAKFFPALC comes from the coding sequence ATGAGTAAAGAACTTTTTGAAAAATTTAACAGCGGCTGTCTGCGTTTGCCGAACGGTGAAATTGATTTCAGTAAAATCAACTGGAACAAGCATCCGACTTTTGAAGGTGTTGAGCTTAAGCACATCATTACATCAAAAGATACTGGCGGAGACTTCAGTTATCATCTGGTTAGAATTGCGCCAAATAAAAGCATTAAGAATCACATTCACGAAACTCAGCTGGAAACTCATGAGGTTATTGCGGGTTACGGTGAGTGTGTAAATAATGGGAAGAGTCTTGGTTATGAGCCGGGCGTGATTTCGATTATGCCGGCAAAGGTACCGCACGAAGTTAATGCTGGTCCGGAAGGTCTTTATCTTTTTGCGAAGTTTTTTCCGGCTTTGTGCTAG
- a CDS encoding ABC transporter ATP-binding protein, with product MDFSKHPLKIFFSYYKPHWPLFAADMTCAVFMAAIDIAFPMFSRYALNTLIPNHELKTFLILVAVLLVGFCLHKGCNWFVAYWGHVFGTRVEQDMRRDVFDHLEKLPFSFYDTNRTGKIMSRATTDLFEITELAHHGPEDFTIAMLNLIGAFVMMLHIRWELAIIVVIVLPVMIAIGIVSRRNLSKTSKKVKEITAEVNAGLESSISGIRVTKGFNNEEFERKRFAGFNKQFSDAKKWRYKYMATFFSNIEFCNNLLSLVVLGAGGYFIIKGKMTLPDLVAANLFVAAFRAPIGKLNFLVEQYTNGMAGFHRFLEIMRTEPEPADSPDAVEILSARGNINFKNVDFSYTADYPVLSGVNLDIRSGEKFALVGASGGGKSTLCNLIPRFYEITGGEISLDGIDIKKIKKSSLRSQIGIVQQDVFLFAGTIRENIAYGKPTATDAEIEQAARRAEIHDDIMKMPNGYDTIVGERGIKLSGGQKQRVSIARCFLKNPPILILDEATSALDTATEIKIQHSFDELSKGRTTLVIAHRLSTIKNADKIAVVTDHGIAEQGTHDELMAKRGEYYKLRTVQEE from the coding sequence ATGGACTTTTCAAAACACCCGCTTAAGATTTTTTTCTCTTACTACAAACCACACTGGCCCCTCTTTGCAGCTGATATGACATGTGCTGTTTTTATGGCAGCCATTGATATTGCATTTCCAATGTTTTCACGGTATGCACTGAATACCCTGATTCCGAATCATGAACTGAAAACCTTTTTGATTCTTGTGGCTGTACTGCTTGTTGGTTTTTGCCTGCATAAAGGCTGTAACTGGTTTGTTGCTTACTGGGGACACGTTTTTGGAACACGTGTTGAACAAGATATGAGGCGGGATGTTTTTGATCATCTGGAAAAGCTGCCTTTCAGTTTTTATGATACTAACCGCACCGGAAAAATCATGTCGCGTGCGACAACTGATCTTTTTGAAATTACAGAGCTTGCTCATCACGGGCCGGAAGATTTTACAATCGCAATGCTCAATCTGATTGGTGCTTTTGTAATGATGCTTCATATTCGCTGGGAGCTTGCTATTATTGTTGTAATTGTACTTCCAGTAATGATTGCAATTGGAATTGTTTCGCGTAGAAATCTTTCGAAAACTTCTAAAAAAGTAAAAGAAATTACCGCCGAAGTAAACGCCGGACTGGAATCCAGCATTTCTGGGATTCGTGTAACAAAAGGCTTTAACAACGAAGAGTTTGAACGCAAACGTTTTGCCGGATTTAATAAGCAGTTTAGTGATGCAAAAAAATGGCGCTATAAATACATGGCAACTTTTTTCTCAAATATTGAATTCTGTAATAATCTGTTGTCACTGGTTGTGCTGGGAGCAGGCGGATATTTCATTATTAAAGGAAAAATGACTCTTCCAGATTTGGTTGCTGCAAATCTTTTTGTAGCAGCCTTTAGAGCGCCAATTGGTAAACTGAACTTTCTTGTTGAACAGTACACAAACGGAATGGCAGGTTTCCATCGCTTCCTTGAAATTATGCGTACAGAACCAGAACCAGCTGATTCACCAGATGCTGTTGAGATTCTCTCTGCACGTGGAAACATCAATTTTAAAAATGTTGATTTTTCTTATACTGCAGATTACCCTGTTCTTTCTGGTGTAAACCTCGACATCCGCTCCGGTGAAAAGTTTGCCCTGGTAGGTGCCAGCGGCGGCGGCAAGTCCACCCTCTGCAACCTCATTCCACGCTTTTATGAAATTACCGGCGGTGAAATAAGCCTCGACGGCATCGACATCAAGAAAATTAAAAAGAGTTCCCTCCGTTCACAGATTGGAATTGTCCAGCAGGATGTCTTTTTATTCGCCGGCACAATCCGTGAAAATATTGCCTATGGAAAACCAACTGCAACCGATGCAGAAATTGAACAGGCTGCGCGCCGTGCAGAAATCCACGACGATATAATGAAAATGCCAAACGGCTACGACACAATTGTCGGTGAACGCGGAATCAAACTCAGCGGCGGCCAGAAACAGCGCGTTTCCATTGCACGCTGCTTCCTTAAAAATCCACCAATCCTTATTCTCGACGAAGCAACTTCCGCCCTCGATACTGCAACTGAAATTAAAATTCAGCATTCATTTGATGAACTGTCAAAAGGCCGTACAACACTCGTAATTGCACACCGCCTTTCAACAATCAAGAATGCAGACAAGATTGCTGTTGTAACAGATCACGGAATTGCCGAGCAGGGCACACATGACGAACTTATGGCAAAACGAGGAGAATATTATAAACTACGAACTGTTCAGGAAGAATAG
- a CDS encoding Gx transporter family protein, translating to MQSVNKKLNFETRQKIAYLAALTLMFSYAELLIPRIFPYFRLGLGNAALLMGLELSFPAFMLLGVVKTVCANLMAGTLFSPFFLVSFAQSIASVLVMFCLSRMIRQRRILSLYGISVLGSAVSAVVQISLTSLYLGQGTWSLLGPMLIFNVISGVITAWLAVVLENAVGESVGANAEDGELKTSTVDSADSNNERKVFNIVLLIVLITASASVFFIKNTYVLCGFLLIAFVSQKLSGRKILLLPHISLWLFVLITSVLVPNGHVLFKVLGFSITHGALVSGIQKALRLSTVTAFSQCAVCIQPGEKSLLGLTLKYYKLMVVSFVNTSGSIFTKLRTALVFNKN from the coding sequence ATGCAATCAGTGAATAAAAAACTAAATTTTGAAACCCGACAAAAAATTGCATACCTCGCTGCTTTGACACTTATGTTCTCTTATGCAGAGCTGCTTATACCGCGTATTTTTCCTTACTTTCGCCTTGGTCTGGGAAATGCTGCTTTACTGATGGGACTCGAACTTTCCTTTCCGGCATTTATGCTTTTGGGTGTAGTAAAAACAGTTTGTGCCAATCTGATGGCCGGTACTCTTTTTTCTCCTTTTTTTCTTGTGTCTTTTGCACAGAGTATTGCAAGTGTACTGGTGATGTTTTGTCTGAGCAGGATGATTCGTCAAAGAAGAATTCTGAGTCTTTACGGTATTTCTGTTCTCGGTTCTGCCGTAAGTGCTGTAGTTCAGATAAGTCTTACTTCGCTGTATCTTGGTCAGGGTACCTGGAGTTTGCTTGGTCCAATGCTGATTTTTAATGTTATCAGTGGTGTGATTACAGCATGGCTGGCGGTAGTGCTGGAGAATGCAGTAGGTGAATCTGTGGGAGCCAATGCAGAAGACGGGGAGTTGAAAACTTCTACGGTAGATTCGGCAGACTCAAATAATGAAAGGAAAGTATTTAATATTGTATTGCTAATTGTTTTGATTACGGCGAGCGCCTCGGTATTTTTTATTAAGAACACTTATGTTTTGTGCGGATTTCTTTTGATTGCTTTTGTTTCACAAAAACTCAGCGGGCGAAAGATTTTACTTCTTCCACATATTTCTCTGTGGCTCTTTGTTCTTATTACTTCCGTGCTGGTTCCAAATGGCCATGTATTATTTAAGGTTCTGGGATTTTCAATAACACATGGTGCATTGGTTAGTGGCATTCAAAAGGCTCTCCGGCTTTCAACAGTAACTGCATTCAGTCAGTGTGCAGTTTGTATTCAGCCTGGAGAAAAAAGTCTTCTGGGGCTTACATTAAAATATTACAAACTAATGGTAGTTAGTTTTGTAAATACATCAGGTTCAATCTTTACAAAACTTCGAACTGCGCTTGTCTTTAATAAGAATTAA
- a CDS encoding NusG domain II-containing protein, whose amino-acid sequence MGKQLKKLGLRPLDILIILILIICGILLTIRGARHKGSKICVNANGTHYEYSASQNGIYTVEGELGPTTFEIKNGLVRITDSPCPNKTCITQGWHNPLVCLPNKIIITVESEDELDAISE is encoded by the coding sequence ATGGGGAAACAATTAAAAAAGCTTGGATTAAGGCCGCTGGACATTTTAATAATTCTTATTTTAATCATATGTGGAATACTGCTGACTATACGCGGAGCCAGACATAAAGGTTCGAAGATTTGCGTAAATGCCAATGGAACACATTACGAATATTCTGCATCACAAAATGGAATTTACACTGTAGAGGGCGAACTTGGTCCAACTACTTTTGAAATTAAAAACGGCTTGGTAAGGATAACAGATTCTCCGTGTCCAAATAAAACCTGCATCACTCAGGGCTGGCATAATCCGCTGGTATGTCTACCGAATAAAATAATTATCACAGTTGAAAGCGAGGACGAGTTAGATGCAATCAGTGAATAA
- a CDS encoding HD domain-containing phosphohydrolase has translation MTKKHFPKITKTIILFIVLTDFILCSLVFTVSYFSFNQQFREQYDTSIQEICRAARETLNPEDFPKYLQTKEPDENYYSVFNSLKNFCDQFELNVIYVSAVKAPDYTHIFYFYDPCGKVTHWEPYPLGYEEDYFEPNYNASTKRVFEEGATITRHTIKTRSGSHITAQLPVYDSAGKIVAVIGVNKSIQEFVDARQSFVRFVIITALIFGIFFIVVFSFYFNHRFIKPIMMITNETNRFSTFNGNPNNELLEITNRDELGTLAKSVFQMENSIADNISALTRMTEETAKALATAIDAKDKYTHGHSIRVAEYSREIARLSGKSETECRDIYIAGLLHDVGKIGIPNVIINKQDKLTQEEYDKIKTHPVIGKQILSNITQTPHISDGAYYHHERYDGTGYPTGLAEEAILDIGRIIAVADAYDAMTSNRSYRKTLSQEKARREIEEGIGTQFDPVYAKIMLAMIDADKDFNMREM, from the coding sequence ATGACGAAAAAACATTTCCCTAAAATTACAAAAACAATAATTCTTTTCATTGTTCTTACAGATTTCATTTTATGTTCTCTTGTATTTACAGTAAGTTATTTTTCTTTTAATCAACAGTTCCGCGAACAATATGATACTAGTATTCAGGAAATTTGCAGGGCTGCACGAGAAACTCTGAATCCCGAAGATTTTCCTAAATATCTTCAAACAAAAGAACCTGATGAAAATTATTATTCCGTATTCAATAGTCTGAAGAATTTTTGTGATCAGTTTGAATTAAATGTAATTTACGTTTCTGCTGTTAAAGCTCCAGATTACACTCACATTTTCTATTTTTATGATCCTTGTGGCAAAGTAACACACTGGGAACCTTATCCTCTTGGATATGAAGAAGATTATTTTGAACCAAATTATAATGCATCTACCAAACGTGTTTTTGAAGAGGGCGCAACTATTACCCGCCATACTATTAAAACTCGCAGTGGCTCTCACATTACCGCCCAACTTCCAGTTTATGATTCTGCAGGAAAAATAGTTGCAGTAATTGGTGTAAATAAAAGTATTCAGGAATTCGTTGATGCCCGACAGTCTTTTGTTCGTTTTGTTATTATTACTGCTTTAATTTTTGGTATCTTTTTTATTGTTGTTTTCTCTTTCTATTTTAATCATCGTTTTATTAAACCTATTATGATGATTACAAATGAAACAAATCGATTCTCAACATTCAATGGTAATCCAAATAACGAACTGCTTGAAATTACAAATCGTGATGAGCTTGGAACTCTGGCAAAGTCAGTATTCCAAATGGAAAATTCTATCGCTGATAATATTTCGGCTCTCACCCGAATGACGGAAGAAACTGCTAAGGCTCTTGCGACTGCAATTGATGCTAAAGATAAATATACTCATGGTCACTCAATCCGTGTTGCAGAATACTCAAGAGAGATAGCCCGTTTGTCTGGAAAAAGTGAAACTGAATGCCGTGACATTTATATTGCCGGCCTTTTGCATGATGTTGGTAAAATCGGTATTCCTAATGTGATTATCAATAAGCAGGATAAACTTACTCAGGAAGAATATGATAAAATTAAAACTCATCCTGTAATTGGAAAGCAGATTCTTTCGAATATCACTCAGACTCCACACATTTCCGACGGTGCTTATTATCATCATGAACGTTATGATGGAACAGGATATCCTACTGGATTAGCTGAAGAAGCCATTTTAGACATTGGCCGCATTATTGCTGTAGCAGATGCCTATGACGCTATGACAAGTAACCGCAGCTACCGTAAAACTCTCTCGCAGGAAAAAGCCCGCCGCGAAATCGAAGAAGGTATTGGAACTCAGTTCGATCCTGTTTATGCAAAAATCATGCTAGCTATGATCGATGCAGATAAAGATTTTAATATGCGCGAGATGTAA
- a CDS encoding helix-turn-helix transcriptional regulator produces the protein MIKDLILVIAGIVIFMIPAFLQKKKDFSKAAVLSVSFVTVVKLVILISAIERNLTAGSDAYSAYTITAFLMMFFVNFRPMLFGILIKLLLIPFEKKQTETSVPQSSETPDRFAVLSPREKEVARLAARGYSNAQIAEELFISIETVKRHMSTIFEKLQIKSRTELKE, from the coding sequence ATGATAAAAGATTTAATTCTTGTGATTGCGGGAATTGTGATTTTCATGATTCCTGCATTTCTGCAAAAGAAAAAAGATTTCTCAAAAGCAGCAGTGTTGAGCGTAAGTTTTGTCACTGTAGTCAAGCTTGTGATTTTGATTTCTGCGATTGAGCGAAATCTCACAGCTGGCAGTGACGCCTATTCTGCTTACACGATAACAGCATTTTTGATGATGTTTTTTGTAAACTTCCGGCCTATGCTGTTTGGTATTTTAATTAAGCTACTTTTGATTCCGTTTGAGAAAAAGCAGACAGAAACTTCGGTCCCGCAGTCAAGCGAGACACCTGACCGTTTCGCCGTTCTTTCACCACGAGAAAAAGAAGTAGCACGCCTGGCCGCCCGCGGTTATTCCAACGCCCAGATTGCCGAAGAATTATTCATCAGCATAGAAACCGTAAAACGCCACATGTCCACAATCTTCGAAAAACTGCAAATCAAATCCCGTACCGAACTGAAAGAATAA
- a CDS encoding 2-hydroxyacid dehydrogenase, translating to MKVAFFDTRSYDKASFTKANTDGGFNYEIDFRDFKLNENTALTAQGYDVVCVFVNDVVNADVIAELKKCGVKLIALRCAGFNNVDLKAASAAGIKVVRVPAYSPYAVAEHGAALLLSLTRHIPQAYLRTKTANLNIDGLTGRDLHGLTGGILGTGKIGQIMAGILKGFGMKIIAYDPYPNEKWASETGATYVSKDEIFQQSDVLSLHCPLTEETKHIVNHDTMKMMKHDAVIINTGRGALIDSKALVHALKHGHIGGIGMDVYEEESKYFFSDWSTDIMTDDVLARLLTFPNVIITGHQAFLTTNALKNLADTTLENIRAFAAGEELVNEVK from the coding sequence ATGAAAGTAGCATTTTTTGATACACGTTCTTATGACAAGGCATCGTTTACAAAGGCCAATACAGACGGTGGCTTTAATTATGAAATAGATTTCCGTGATTTTAAGCTTAATGAAAATACTGCTTTGACCGCGCAGGGTTATGACGTAGTCTGTGTTTTTGTAAATGACGTGGTGAATGCAGACGTAATTGCTGAACTGAAAAAGTGCGGTGTAAAACTGATTGCTCTGCGTTGTGCAGGTTTTAATAATGTTGATTTAAAGGCGGCCAGTGCAGCAGGAATTAAAGTTGTAAGAGTTCCGGCTTATTCACCGTACGCGGTTGCTGAGCATGGGGCGGCACTGCTTTTGTCGCTTACCCGTCATATTCCTCAGGCTTATCTCAGGACAAAAACTGCAAATCTCAATATTGATGGACTTACAGGCCGTGATTTGCACGGGCTTACCGGTGGTATCCTGGGTACAGGAAAAATCGGTCAGATAATGGCTGGAATCCTGAAAGGCTTTGGTATGAAGATTATTGCTTATGATCCGTATCCAAATGAAAAGTGGGCGAGTGAAACTGGCGCTACTTACGTGAGCAAGGATGAAATCTTCCAGCAGAGTGATGTTTTGAGTCTTCACTGTCCGCTCACCGAAGAAACAAAGCACATCGTAAATCACGACACAATGAAAATGATGAAGCATGATGCAGTGATTATAAATACAGGCCGTGGCGCCTTGATAGACTCGAAGGCGCTTGTTCATGCGTTGAAGCACGGTCACATCGGCGGAATCGGTATGGACGTTTATGAAGAGGAAAGCAAATACTTCTTCAGCGACTGGTCTACAGATATTATGACAGATGATGTGCTTGCGCGTTTGCTCACCTTCCCGAATGTTATTATCACAGGCCATCAGGCTTTCCTTACAACAAACGCACTCAAAAATCTTGCAGATACAACGCTGGAAAATATCCGTGCATTTGCTGCAGGTGAAGAGCTTGTAAATGAGGTGAAATAA